In Oncorhynchus keta strain PuntledgeMale-10-30-2019 chromosome 19, Oket_V2, whole genome shotgun sequence, a single genomic region encodes these proteins:
- the LOC118398213 gene encoding zinc finger protein 252-like codes for MSLADDVGWTWSADETKALISVWSDEQILLKMEQTYRNKHVYSEISERLKELGVKRTWKQCQNKIKALKWRYRETLRNPSSSRPCPFFSELHEFLAAMPDMPESKETDEEEDNGLPLSSLRLLVPPLRLVSAALWQVVQRRDTMDYGLVEEFATTVLEMIPDLMSYREKVQLIMGLRAQLVLELCRSDCSADPETIQPHLSRMRTCIITHREKEIDTEVEASESNFLELVQTLLDDPIEREHFFQDVFPEEFGSSYDAALQTLMWEFLIRLEKLLPTPTFQQTVSWLRPAPSVLKECAHSVTQPQPLKTLLQHNRCHGHLFTNAPSSGADDRILSSLSHSLSERIEMDIDEARSQSQSLSTCASRKERDTLIEHDNVEKELGMSLDTVEKAVEMVDGRTEEWGENDYEERQRHDLAYDVLKVEIVDGEDMSSTSSMTADDVGWTCWTPEETKSLISIWSDEQILHKMEQSYRKKHVYSEISECLKELGIKKTTKQCHNKIKALKWRYRETLRNPSSRPCPFFSKLHNFLATVPDMPESKETGKVSDGGFMSLDRDKGPSVAVELAPQREKMVSRKVKCKTLPGEQANEKKEDETFCIRQSDSKVKSPTKKHCRKQMVEDVSSTTSADNDTRTWTLEGTKALISVWSNKQVLQMMEQSYRKKHAYSEVSERLKVIGIKRTWKQCQSKMKHMKHSYRQALRNPSSSGRATCPFFSELHTFLANMPDMPDSKGTGKVSDGEVLSSDQDEGPSVELEHLHEKGASRKVKVKALPGEQTEERNGDECDGRMNIGRKQQVVEDVSDLELQPVVLLTQLDDNSLMTAGAPGPVSHTTEQSPKRSKRAKICSLCGKSFVEAKDLTTHMRTHTEQSPHQCTQCGEGFDHQDDLQKHQQNECEETTKRQEVNERQHGKNDRISGQSSNASSDPKTCHLCRKTFEFQYMLRSHLIIFHKGKRLFKCPLCLKGFSFLRDLKKHQSNKRGCPTSESVKKRKELRSKSPPARIIPELSSNANYSKTCPVCHATFSQTSSLKSHFLHHHAPDKSRFKCPSASMAFVSHSQRKRHQQSKRGCRLERVYKHATKPAWSLAPRENKNDIPQPSSTATQEPPISQSPTTTAQSSNKKTIPKACPLCHKTFKFEATMVRHIASHQKESLNKCPDILKCTFCDEIFSQGMDLKSHYSRTHQFTGPFPCPSCQKTFVSLTELRLHQRNESTPYQCSVCQRLFRTQYTLTIHERIHTGEKPFLCAECGKGFRSEKLLQSHSKSHVEGKPHACSTCGKRFQRKELLKQHMLHHTDAAFICPDCGKKFFQLVWLRRHMLMHTGERPFLCDLCGKGFKSTAELRIHTRTHTGERPFKCPECGKGCRQKSELQEHLRRHTGERPYPCTVCDKRFYVSKDRKRHMLIHTGEKPFKCQACGMAFNRKALLRVHQKNKSCLYSHTSPLHYTPLHYTSL; via the exons ATGTCATTGGCAGACGATGTCGGATGGACATGGTCCGCGGATGAGACAAAGGCGCTGATCTCGGTATGGTCAGACGAGCAGATTCTTCTGAAGATGGAGCAAACGTACAGAAACAAACATGTTTACAGCGAAATTTCGGAGCGGCTAAAAGAACTTGGTGTCAAACGGACGTGGAAGCAGTGCCAAAACAAGATTAAGGCCTTGAAGTGGAGATACAGAGAAACACTGAGAAACCCAAGCAGTAGCCGACCGTGTCCGTTCTTTTCTGAACTGCACGAATTTCTCGCCGCCATGCCTGACATGCCTGAGTCCAAAGAAACTGACGAGGAGGAAGATAATG GTCTTCCTCTGTCGTCTCTGCGCCTTTTGGTTCCTCCACTGCGGCTGGTGTCGGCAGCTCTATGGCAAGTTGTTCAGCGGAGAGACACAATGGACTACGGGTTGGTGGAGGAGTTTGCCACCACTGTGTTGGAGATGATCCCTGATCTGATGAGTTACAGAGAGAAAGTCCAACTCATCATGGGGCTGCGAGCGCag CTGGTTCTGGAGTTGTGTCGCTCTGATTGTTCAGCCGACCCGGAGACCATCCAGCCACACCTGAGCAGGATGAGGACCTGCATCATCACTCATAGAGAAAAGGAG ATAGATACAGAGGTGGAGGCATCGGAATCAAACTTCTTGGAACTCGTCCAAACTCTTCTAGATGACCCAATTGAGAGGGAACACTTCTTCCAG GATGTTTTTCCAGAAGAATTTGGGTCCAGTTATGACGCAGCACTGCAGACACTGATGTGGGAGTTCCTCATCAGGCTGGAGAAATTGCTTCCAACGCCAACCTTTCAACAG ACTGTATCATGGCTCAGACCTGCCCCCTCTGTGCTGAAGGAGTGTGCACATTCTGTGACTCAACCTCAGCCTTTGAAGACTCTTCTCCAGCACAACAGATGCCATGGCCATTTGTTCACTAATG CTCCGTCATCTGGTGCCGACGATCGTatcctctcttcactgtctcaCTCGCTCTCAGAGAGGATAGAAATGGACATTGATGAAGCACGCTCGCAGAGCCAGTCTTTATCCACGTGTGCATCCAGAAAGGAAAGGGACACTTTGATAGAGCACGATAATGTGGAGAAGGAGCTGGGGATGAGTTTGGACACGGTTGAGAAGGCAGTGGAAATGGTGGATGGAAGAACGGAGGAATGGGGAGAAAACGACTATGAGGAGAGACAGCGACATGACTTGGCTTATGATGTTTTAAAGGTAGAGATTGTAGACGGAGAAGACATGTCCTCAACATCATCGATGACCGCAGACGACGTTGGATGGACCTGCTGGACACCCGAGGAGACAAAGTCACTTATCTCTATATGGTCGGACGAACAGATTCTTCATAAGATGGAGCAAAGCTatagaaaaaaacatgtttacagTGAAATTTCGGAGTGTCTAAAGGAGCTTGGTATCAAAAAGACAACCAAGCAGTGCCACAATAAGATAAAAGCCTTGAAGTGGCGCTAcagagaaacactgaggaacccaaGTAGCCGACCGTGTCCGTTCTTTTCTAAACTGCACAATTTTCTTGCCACGGTGCCTGATATGCCGGAGTCCAAGGAAACTGGCAAGGTTTCAGATGGAGGATTCATGTCTTTGGATCGGGATAAAGGGCCTTCTGTGGCTGTCGAGTTGGCGCCTCAACGTGAGAAAATGGTTTCCAGAAAAGTGAAATGCAAGACACTCCCCGGAGAGCAAGCCAACGAGAAAAAAGAGGATGAAACATTTTGCATCCGTCAAAGTGACAGCAAGGTGAAAAGCCCCACCAAAAAACATTGTCGCAAACAGATGGTTGAAGACGTGTCTTCGACAACCTCGGCAGACAATGACACACGGACCTGGACCCTGGAGGGGACGAAAGCACTGATCTCCGTGTGGTCAAACAAACAGGTTCTTCAGATGATGGAGCAAAGTTACCGGAAAAAACATGCGTACAGTGAAGTTTCCGAGCGGCTAAAGGTCATTGGCATCAAAAGGACGTGGAAGCAGTGCCAATCAAAGATGAAGCACATGAAGCACAGCTACAGACAAGCACTGAGGAACCCAAGCAGTAGTGGCCGGGCGACCTGTCCGTTCTTTTCTGAACTGCACACGTTTCTCGCCAACATGCCTGATATGCCTGATTCCAAGGGAACTGGCAAGGTTTCAGATGGCGAAGTCCTATCTTCGGATCAGGATGAAGGGCCTTCTGTGGAGTTGGAGCATCTACATGAGAAAGGGGCTTCTAGAAAAGTGAAAGTCAAGGCACTCCCCGGAGAGCAAACAGAAGAGAGAAATGGGGATGAATGTGACGGCAGAATGAATATTGGAAGGAAACAACAGGTGGTTGAAGACGTGTCTGATTTAGAACTTCAGCCCGTAGTGCTGCTGACCCAACTTGATGACAACAGTCTCATGACAG CCGGTGCTCCAGGTCCTGTCTCCCATACCACAGAGCAGTCTCCTAAAAGAAGCAAGCGTGCCAAAATTTGCTCCttatgtgggaagagttttgttgaAGCGAAGGATTTGACAACACACATGCGAACTCACACCGAGCAGAGCCCTCACCAGTGCACCCAGTGTGGGGAAGGCTTTGACCACCAGGACGACCTCCAAAAACATCAGCAGAACGAGTGTGAGGAGACGACGAAACGACAGGAGGTCAATGAGCGCCAGCATGGAAAGAATGACAGGATATCGGGACAGTCCAGTAATGCAAGTAGTGATCCCAAAACGTGTCACCTATGCCGTAAGACTTTTGAGTTTCAATATATGTTGAGAAGCCATCTTATTATATTTCACAAAGGCAAAAGACTTTTTAAGTGTCCTCTTTGTCTGAAGGGTTTTTCCTTCCTCCGTGATTTGAAGAAACACCAGAGTAACAAAAGAGGTTGTCCTACAAGTGAGTCCGTCAAAAAAAGGAAGGAGCTGAGATCAAAAAGCCCTCCTGCTCGCATCATTCCAGAACTTTCCTCAAACGCAAATTATTCCAAAACGTGCCCTGTATGCCATGCAACGTTTTCACAAACGTCTAGTTTGAAAAGCCACTTTCTTCACCATCACGCCCCAGACAAAAGCCGCTTTAAGTGTCCCAGTGCTTCGATGGCTTTTGTATCCCACAGTCAAAGGAAGAGACACCAGCAGAGCAAAAGAGGTTGTCGGTTAGAGAGAGTTTACAAACATGCGACTAAGCCAGCATGGTCACTGGCTCCAAGGGAAAATAAAAATGACATTCCTCAGCCTTCCAGTACAGCAACCCAGGAACCACCAATCTCTCAATCCCCCACCACTACAGCACAGTCCTCTAATAAAAAGACAATTCCTAAAGCATGTCCTCTATGCCATAAGACTTTTAAATTTGAAGCTACAATGGTAAGGCACATTGCTTCACACCAAAAGGAAAGTCTCAACAAGTGCCCTGACATCTTGAAGTGCACCTTTTGTGACGAGATCTTTTCTCAGGGCATGGACCTGAAGAGCCACTACAGTCGTACTCATCAATTTACGGGACCGTTCCCCTGTCCTTCTTGTCAGAAGACTTTTGTTTCGTTAACTGAGCTGCGCTTACATCAGAGAAATGAGTCCACTCCTTACCAGTGCTCAGTGTGCCAGCGATTATTCCGAACACAGTATACCCTGACCATTCACGAGCGaattcacacaggggagaaaccattCCTCTGCGCTGAGTGTGGAAAGGGCTTCCGGAGTGAAAAACTACTGCAATCACACTCTAAGAGTCATGTCGAGGGAAAACCCCACGCTTGCTCCACTTGTGGGAAAAGGTTCCAGAGAAAAGAGCTATTGAAACAGCACATGTTGCATCACACAGATGCTGCTTTCATCTGCCCAGACTGTGGGAAGAAGTTTTTTCAGTTGGTATGGTTAAGAAGGCATATGTTAATGCACACTGGCGAGAGACCGTTCCTCTGtgacctctgtggaaagggtttcaAATCTACGGCTGAATTGAGGATTCACACCCGGACACACACTGGAGAACGGCCATTCAAGTGTCCAGAATGTGGCAAAGGTTGTAGACAGAAGAGTGAGCTGCAGGAGCATCTGCGGAGGCACACAGGGGAGCGGCCGTATCCGTGCACAGTGTGCGATAAACGCTTTTATGTCAGCAAAGATAGAAAACGACATATGCTCATACATACTGGAGAGAAGCCGTTCAAATGTCAAGCATGTGGCATGGCTTTCAACCGTAAAGCACTTTTGAGGGTACACCAAAAAAACAAGTCGTGTTTATATAGCCACACAAGTCCCCTACATTACACTCCCCTACATTACACGTCATTGTAA